The DNA window tcatcatcatcaggatttatttatttatttatttttgtatttttctcaattttttcaatattttcaaagttttcatatattttttgtctttttttcatctatttgtctTCCTGGAGTGCCTAACCTCCAGTGCCAGGTGCCACACTCCTCACACGGCGCCacggtcaggtcaggtcaaaggtcaaaggtcaggtCACGAGGTCAAAttaggtcaggaggaggagaaggaggaggaggaggaggaggaggaggaggaggaggaggaggaggaggaggaggaggaggaggaggaggaggagaaggagaaggagaaggagaaggagaagaagaaggaggaggaggaggaggaggaggaggaggaggaggaggaggaggaggaggaggagaaggagaaggagaagaaggagaaggagaagaagactaggaggaggaggaggaggaggaggaggaggaggaggaggaggaggaggaggaggagaagacggagaaggaggaggaggaggaggaggagaagaaggaagaggaggaggaggaggaggaggaggaggaggaggaggaggaggaggaggaggaggaggaggaggaggaggaggaggaggaggaggaggaggaggaggaggagaaggaagaagaggaagaggaggaggaggaggaggaggaggaggaggaggaggaggaggaggaaggaggagaaggaggaggaggcaaggcaaggcaagattaGACAAGGTAACTTagataaggtcaggtcaggtgagaCAAGGCGAAGgtcaaaggtcagaggtcagagGTCAGAGGTCAGAGTGGTGAGTGCCATGGTGCCAGGGGGGGGGGTGTGGTATGCGGCACTGGGCGGCACTCTCGCTATGTACAGGGTGGTGTGGAATGTACTACTAACGCTATGTACAGGCTGGTGCagaaattacatatatataacaaaaaataataataataataataataataataataataataataataatagtaaaaataataataataataataataataataataatagtaattttgtCTCTTCAGTACAGGGTGATGcaaaaaattacacaaatataataataataataataataataataataataataataataataataatagtaaaaataataataataataataataatagtaataattttgTCTTCAGTACAGGGTGATGcaaaaaattacacaaatataataataataataataataataataataataataataatagactaagaattacgaaaaaaaacgaagaattatgaaaacaatggaaaataatgaaaaatacacgTTTTTTCTCCACTTTGAGCGAAATGAAGTGAGAAAATTGACTATACATTGTGGAACTCTTAGTGAACGAACATTATGGCACTCAGAAATTTGAGAAAAAcgaagaattatgaaaaaaatgaaaactaattaaaaaatACACGTTTTTCTCCAATTTGAgcgaaatgaaatgagaaaaaaattgactATATATTGTGAGACACTGAACGAACATTATGGCACTGAGAAATTACGAGAAAAACGaagaattatgaaaaagaaatgaaaaataattaacaatacACGTTTTTCTCCAATTTGAGCTAAATGAAATGGGAAAATTGACTAAAGATTGTGAAATTATTGGTGAACGAACATTTTGACACTCAGAAATTAGGAAAAACAcgaagaattatgaaaaaaacattaaaaataacaaaaaatacacgTTTTTCCCAATTTGAGCGAAATGAAATGGGAAAATTGACTAAAGATTGTGAAATTATTGGTGAACGAACATTTTGACACTCAGAAATTAGGAAAAACACGaagatttatgaaaaaaacattaaaaataacaaaaaatacacgTTTTTCCCCAATTTGAGCGAAATGAAGTGAGAAAATTGACTATACATTGTGAAACTATTGGTGAACGAACATTTTGACACTCAGAAATTAGGAAAAACACGaagatttatgaaaaaaaacattaaaaagacgcatttttttttatccactgaACGAAACTTGTTGGGAAAAATTTACGTTTTgactaaaattgaaaaaaatgaacgaaatgaaatgaaaaaaaaaaaaaaaaaaatattgcactttgacatttgacacacacacacacacacacacacacacacacacacacacacacacacacacacacaacacgtacacacacacacacacacacacacacacacacacacacacgtacacacaaccCTTggccacgtacacacacacacacacacacacacacacacacacacacacacacacacacacacacacacacacacacaacccttggccacgtacacacacacacacatgtatacttGATctgggcctgtgtgtgtgtgtgtgtgtgtgtgtgtgtgtgtgtgtgtgtgtgtgtgtgttaattggtGTATACAAAATAATACTCTATACAAAAGGTGCTTAGAGGCTATTTTAGTGTATCTATGCATGACTATAGCACTATTttcactcctccaccaccaccaccaccaccaccaccaccattgccatctctctctctctctttattgtgagtgtgagagtgtttgttgtgactgactgactgactgactgactttctctctctctctctctctctctctctctctctctttattgtgagtgtttgttgtgactgactgactgactctgactctctgcctctctctctctctctctctctctcttcttgtctctctttctctgactgactgtgagTGTttgtctgactctctctctctctctctctttattgtgagtgagtgtgactgTTTTTGTATtgtgactgctctctctctctctctctctctctctctctctctctctctctctctctctctctcaatgccctCATGTCACAAAGAAACAtttaacatattcattaaacattttttttcctttcctaggCCTATTCTTCTCCTATAGGCCtaaattcttctctttttttcttttttatatttacaagcttgtttctttcctttattttatttttttttatttatttatattctaggcctatttttccattcatacgcctatcttttttccttcataggcctaatttcttgttttcttaaatttttgcctttttcttaatatttacaaggcaattttcttttattttattttcttatttatttctattttaggcctattttttctatttataggcctattttctttcataggcctaatttttttctttctttttttttccttttaatatttacaagtttttttttttcctttttattttattttcttatttatttctattttaggcctatttttttcatttataggcctatttttttctctgataggcctatttttttgtccttttaatATTAacatgttattttttcccttttattttattttctcttatttatttctattttaggcctatttcttacatttataggcctatttttttctcttataggcctattttccttcataggcctaatttcttgtttttctaaaatttgtctttttttaatatttacaagttattttttcacttttactgaattttctcttattttttccaattttaggcctattttttccatttataggcctattttttttctcttataggCCTATTATCCTTCATAGGcctattttttattccttataaTATTTACaagttaattttcttccttttattttattttctcttatttatatgtattttaggcctattttttcatttataggCCTATCTTGTTCCTTCATaggcctgttttttttatttcttattttatttagatttttcttcatcatttatattttgtagcaattttttccttatttttttttcattttcaatacaaaaaaaaaaaaataaaaaatcatgtCAATTTCTTAAACATCAGAGGTCATGTCACTTCAATTCACTTCATTTCAACCCTGGAGACAAATTACTCATATTTTCCAAcgttttccattaatttttcttaatttctttcacttctatccccaaaaataaaaaaaacatgtcaaTTTCTTAAGCATCAGAGGTCATGTCACTTCAATTCACTTCATTTCAACCCTGGAGacaatttattcatattttccaacattttctattaatttttcttcatttctttcatttctaccccaaaaaaattaaaaaatcatGTCAATTTCTTAAGCATCAGAAGTCATGTCACTTCAATCCACTTCATTTCAACCCTGGAGacaatttattcatattttccaacgttttccattaatttttcttcatttctttaatttctaccccaaaaaataaaaaaatcatgtcAATTTCTTAAGCATCAGAGGTCATGTCACTTCAATTCACTTCATTTCAACCCTGGAGACAAATTACTCATATTTTCCAAcgttttccattaatttttcttcatttctttcacttctatcCCCAAAAATagccccaaaaacaccaaaacttcttaaaaaccttaaaaaaatctcgaatattttgattttttgtgCAAAactcacccaaaacaacaacatagctagcagtgggtgtggtggtggtggtggtgagtggtggtgcgcTGTGGTGCGTGGTGTAGCTCACCGACTagctgtcccttcctcctcactctttgCTCCTTCCTCGGCAATCAACGTGGTAGGGAGTTCCTGTGGGAGTTCCTGTGAGTCATTGGTGGTGTTTGCGGTGTTgctgtggtgctgctggtgttgctggcCCTTCTCAATCTCCTGTCTGAGTCTATCGATCTCCTCTGCGGTAATTTGAACGTACATAATGCCATTTATCACGTTTAGAAGATCGAGAACACTGTTTAACGATGGTGGCTGGATCTGGACCGCTGGTAGGCCTAGAGacgcagccgccgccgccgctgcacgcccgccaccaccaccgccacatgcCTCACTGATTTTCTTGGCCATGGTGACTGCCTGGGTGGTGAGGTGTCGTAAACATTGGTCTGCCTCGCGGTTTTTTCATGCTGAGGTCCAAGAAGAGATTTGTAAGTTGCGAATGTCTCTTTTTCGTGGGTCAATGCCGCTCGGAAGTCCCCCAGGCAGCTCTGTGTTCGTGCCACTAGATGGTGCGTCACTGCGGCCTTCAAGCTTCGGGTGCCGTGGAAGCGCAGGGTGAGTGCCAGAGCGGCCTCCAAGAACTGTAGTGAGAGGCTATACTGGCCCACAGCATGCAATATTAACCCTATATTGCTGTCCACCAGTGCCATTTCTGGGTGGCACTCTGCGttcaggagcagcaggaggtaGCGGGCACGGTACAGGAGACGCAGTGCCGTGCTCACCTGCTGGGCGGCGAAACAGTAGAGTGCCAGGTGGACATACTCTGCCACAGTCTGCGGGTGATCGATGCCATTCACCCGCTCACTCATCAGCACGGCCTTCTGCTGTAGTGCCAGTGCCTCCAGGTGGTCCCCCATGATGTAATTCAAGCGTGCCAGCGTCCTGAGGCACTGTGCCGTCTCCGGATGGACGGCGCCGTACACACTGTTGAGGAGTGCCAGTGCCTCGCTGATCAGCCCATACCCATCCTTCAGGAAGCCCTGCTGTGTCTTGGCCTGCCCTGCGGCGTACAGTGCCAGGGCATCCGTGGCCCTCGGGTGGCAGTGCTTCACCACGGGCTGCAGGCTCACAATGTCCCCCTCGCTGAACGCCTCTCCCCCCCGCCCGTCCAGGCTGTACTCTCGCAGCATCATCTGCACCCCACAGCGCTGACACAGCCATCGCAGCAGTGTCACCTTCTGCAGGCCATACCGCCCCACCACAGCATCCACCCCCTCGCCCTCCCCACACAGCTCAAACCCATAGTACTGCTGTGCTTCACCTCGCAGCGACGCCCACAGCGAGCGAGGAGTCAGCGCCCACCACtgactgctgccgctgctgctgctgctgccgctgaaGGGAGGCCGCCTTCGTCGCCGCTTGGAAAGCAGCTCCTCGGCGGGGTGGGCCGGATGGGGGGTGGGGTACGACGAGAGGTAGCAGTTGAGGAAGTGTGCTGTGGCTGCGGCAAGACTCATAGGCTCCACAGCTTGAAGAGCAGCACGCAGCACTCGCCGGACACAGCGCCCCAGCACCTCACCaacgcacacactcaccaagTGCCCCAGCCCCTCCCCAGCCTCCCTCACCCGCCGCGCCACCACCCCTAGGTACCGAATATTGATCCCGCGGCTGTGCATGGCTTGGCACAGCGCGGCACCGTCCAGAGGTGCCGCGCTGTGGTCTGACAGGTCCCCAAGCAGTGCCGGGATTTGCTGTTCCACTAAAAAGGTTGCTGCGTCACACACCAGACGGCGCTCCCTGGCCAGTCGCCCCCCCGCCCCCCCGTCCGGGTGCCGCACGCCGGGGGAGAAGGCGTCCAAATTGAAGCGGATGTCAAAGTCGGCATCCTTGAGCGAGCcgaccgccgccgccgcagaaCGGATAACATTGCGCGTGTTCTCCTCCCCAGCCCCcccgccacctcctccctcgcccCCCAGGCTCTCCCGGGCAGTCTCCACCATCCGTTTAGCCTCCTCTGCCTCAAACTCCTCCActttatctcccttctcctcctcctcctcttttctctccacctcctccacttcatcttccttttccttatcctgcttctcctcctcctccttttcctccttcttctcttccttatccttctcttccttatctttcttctcttccttatccttcttctcttccttatccttcttctcttccttcttcttcccctcctcttccttcttcttcccctcctcctcctccttctgagcCCTGAGTCTCTGTAAATGCAAGGCTGCCATCTTCAAGAAATTCATGTATCGACTGTCGACAAATGCGTCCACCAGCTCTTGCCGCAGGGTCGCCAGCTTGTGACAGTGCGCCATGGGAAAGCCAAGGCCCCTGGCAACCTCCCCTACCACCGCCCCCTCCACCCCTGGCAGGAAATTCACGTCAGGAGGGAAAGTTCGGAGCAAGTCGAGGATGTAATGCCGTCCGTCATTCCCGATAATTCCTTTGCACTCAACGGAGGAGCATAATTCGACCTCCTCGCCCTTTTCGTTGAGGACTGAATGAGGCAGCACCTTCAGGGTCTGCCCGGCCGCCTTCAGAAGCTCCAGGTATTTATCATGAGTCACCACAGTCTTCCCAAAGTCAATTGATCCATACACAACTGACTGTTCTTGTTCACGTTCTAAAATTCCCGGAATAATCGACTGCGCAGTGACTCTAAACCCTCGGTAATCAATAACTGTGGTCCCTAGGGTGTACAGCCCCTCCTGGTCCACCACCCCATACACACGCACCCCTTGTAGGTCGTTCCGAGGGGCAACATGGGCAGCAGCATCACCGCCAACCTCTTTATAGTGGTCGCGAACGTCGAACcccagagagaagaaaatgttgtTCCAGATGTACATTTGCATCTTGGGGTCTTCACCAGGGTTGATCGCCATAACGTTGCCATCGATCACTGCCATGGCCCCGCGGGTTGCCGCTGCCACAAAGTCCGAGTGGACCTGTGGGGTATGgcagtgttaggttaggttaggttaggttaggttaggttagattaggtaaggttaggttaggttaggttaggttaggttaggttagattagattaggtaaggttaggttaggttaggttaggttaggttaggttaggttagtcagattaggtaaggttaaaagGTTAGGTTGTCAGCCCTCTTGAACTtagaaaaacatgataaaatggcctaaaaacaccctaaacacaccaaaaacactccaaactgcacccaaacacacccaaaacataccaaaacacaccaaaaatactCCAAAACAggcaaaaacacccaaaaaacaccacaaaacacccacacaccaaaaacactccacaacataccaaaacacaccaaaaacactccaaaacacaccaaaacacacccaaaactgcaCCCAGACACATCTAAAACACTGAATaacccacccaaacacacaaaacacttaaaacacacacaccaaaacacccaaaacacccaaaacactccaaaacacacacccaaaacacccacaaaacacacaaaacacccaaaacacaccaaaacatctcaaaacaccccaaaacaccaaaacaccccaaaacaccaaaacaccccaaaacaccccaaaacacactctagTCACCCTACCACACTCTCACCTTAAACATGGCCCTCTCCCTGACCAGTCTCTCGGCCAGGGTGCGTCTGGGCAGCTCCCTAAAAATACTACAACACCCTAACACActgaaaaacacacttgaacTTAAAAACGCAccctaaaacactgaaaaacaccacaaacactcaaaacaaaaacaccaaaacatccccaaaacatacaaacaccccaaaacaccaaaacaccccaaaacactcaaaacacaaaacacacaaaacaccccaaacactcacaccccaaacacacaacacacaaacacaaaacacacaaaacaccccaaaacacaaaacaccaaaacaaaacaccaaaacacccaaaaacacaaacaaaacacctcaaacacccaaaacacccaaacactcaaaacacccaaaacacacaaaacacacaaaacaccccaaaacacactctagTCACCCTACCACACTCACCTTAAACATGGCCCTCTCCTGACCAGTCTCTCGGCTGGGCAGCTCCTAAAATACTACAACACCctaacacactgaaaacaccttgaacttaaaacacacctaaacactgaacacaccacaaaacactaaaacaccaacacaccaaaacatccccaaaacatacaaacacaccaaaacacacacaaacacacacacaaacacacacaaaaaacacaaacacaaaacacaacacacacaccaaacacacacacaaaacacaccaaacacacaaaacaccaaacacaccaaacacacacaacaccaaaacactccaaaacacaccaaaacaccaaaacaccccaaaacacactctaatCACCCTATCACACTCTCACCTTAAACATGGCCCTCTCCCTGACCAGTCTCTCGGCCAGGGTGCGTCTGGGCAGCTCCCTCGTGGTCTGAAGTTCCTCATTCCAGTCCCTCGTCTGCCCAGGGATGTGTTCCTCATAGCCTAGTTTGCTGCTGTATGCGTCCTCTGCCCTCAGCGCGTCGATCCCATGGTCCGGGGGCTGCCCACGTGtacacctgcaacacacacacacgcacgtacatgCACTTTAGATaaggttttaagggttttttttgtgagtttttgtgtgttttggtgtgttttgggtgttttggtgtgttttgttgttttgggtgtgtgtttttgggtgtttggggtgttttggtgttttggtgtttgggtgtttttgtgtgtgtttgtgggtgtttttggtgtttttgtgttttggtgggtgttttgggtgtttttgttgtgtgtttggtgtgttttgtgtgttggtttggtgtgttttgtgttttgtgtgtgtgtttttggtgtgttttgtgtgtttgtgttttgtgtgttttggtgtgtttgtgtgttttgtgttttgtgtgttgtgttgtttgtgtgttttttgtgtgttgtgttttgtgtgttttgtgtgttttggtgttttgttttgtgtgttttgggtgtttgggtgttttggtgtgtttgggtgtgttctgtgtgttttgggtgttttggtgtgttgtgtgtgtgttttggggtgtttgggtgttttgtgtgtttggtgtgttttgtggtgttttggtgtgtgttgttttgggtgtttggggtgttttagagtgtttgggtgttttggtgtgttttgtgtgttttggtgacatgttttggagtgttttgagtgtgttttggtacatttggatgtgttttagtgtgttttaagcATGGTTAGGCATATGGAAActgcaaaaaacacacacacacacacacacacacctggtaagGGGTGGCAACTCTCTCAAAGGGGTGACGCATTGCCCTCTTCTTCTGGAGCGCGGCAAAGTTCCGTTTAAACCCCGGAGAAAGTGTGTTGAGGAGATCtatgagagagtgggagaggtagCAGGGGGACGCTGGCCGGGGGTTGAAGTCCCCCTCGGTAGTCCTGAAAAATGGCAAAatagtttaatctctctctctctctgtgtctgtttgtttgtgtgtctgtctgtctgtctctgtttgtgtgtttgtttgtctctctctctctctctctctgtctgtttgtgtctgtctgtctgtctctgtttgtgtgtttgtctctctctctcactttttccttcctctctctctctctctctctctctctcctattcactTCCATTCagttcctccctccgtccctctcctctctctctctctctctctctctctctctctctctctctctctctctctctctaactcattatctctcaatttttccttccttccttccttcgttccttctctctctctctctctctctctctctctctctctctctctctctctctctctctctctctctctctctctctctctctctctctctctctctctctctcactggttcAAGAAGAATCCCCATGTGGAGGCTGTGATGTGATGGTGCCTCCCCTCCAAGGTCaccacagacagatacagaagGTCACCATGGAGTTTCCTGGGGCCTGGGGGGGGGTTCCAGCCACTGATGGTCAACACCTGGAAAAAAAGGTCACATTGGGTCATTCTGGGGTCATATTAAGGTCATTTTAAGGTCAGAACATGGATTATCATATGGAATGATTAATAATATTGTAGATTGGTCATAAAAGGTCATTCTGGGTCATGCTAGGTCACTCTGGGGTCATATTAAGATCATGTTAAGGTCATACTGTGGTtatatgcatgttttttttcttattttttcttattttgtttttgaggTCATTTTAAGGTCACATTAAGGTCACACTAAGGTCACCTAAAGGCACTGTGACCTTAAACTCAAAGACATTAGTTTTAAGAGTGATTTTAAGGGCATTTCTCATCTCAAGATTACTTTAAGGTCACACTAAGGTCACATTAAGGTCACACTAAGGCAAAATGACCTAAAATTTAAGGATATTAATTCTAAGAGTGATTTTAAGGGCATTTCTCATCTCAGGGTCACTTAATAGTCACACTAAGGTCACTTTAAGGTCACACTAAGGTCACACTTAGGCAAAATGACCTAAAATTTTAAGATATTATTTTTAAGTGATTTTAAGGACATATCTAATCTCAGGGTCACGTTAAGGTCACATTAAGGTCACACTAAGGTCACATTAAAGTCACACTAAGGTCACACGAAGGTCACACAATGGTAAAATGACCTGAAATTTAAAGATATCAATTTTAAGAGTGATTTTAAGGGCATATCTAATCTCAGGGTCACTTTAAGGTCACACTAAGGTCACATTAAGGTCACACTAAGGTCACACTAAGGGAAAATAACCTAAAATTTAAAGATATTAATTTTAAGAGTGATTTTAAGGGCATATCTAATCTCAGGGTCACTTAAAGGTCACACTAAGGTCACATTAAGGTCACACTAAGGCAAAATGACCAAAATTTAAAGATATTAACTTTAAGAGTGATTTTAAGGGCATATCTCATCTCAGGGTCAATTTAGGGTCACGTTAAGGTCACATTAAGGTCACACTAAGGTCACATTAAGGTCACACTAAGGTCACACTAAGGCAAAATAACCTAAAATTTAAAGATATCAATTTTAAGAGTGATTTTAAGGGCCTATCTAATCTCAGGGTCAATTTAAGGTCACACTAAGGTCACACGAAGGTCACACTGGGTCACCTTGAGGCACTGTGGCGCCTTGTGGTCCTTGGCGaaggggtggagagggaggaggggccgGTCCTTGGTGTGGGGCAAAATGTATTTAGGGGGGGTACAATCGACACTCTCAACggcattcttcttcttgtctggagagagagagagtgagagagtgagtgagagagtgtgggtTACAttaaggtgtgttttggtgtgttttggtgtgttttaggagtgttttggtgtatttttggggtgtttagagaTGTTTagagatgttttggtgtgtttagaggTGTTTAGAGATGTTTGgcggtgttttgaggtgttttggtgtgtttagaggtgttttgagatgtttggcggtgtttttggggtgtttagaggtgttttagtgtgtttagagGCATTTCGTGTATATTTCAAAGGATTTCTGTGTGAATATCAAGCATAatttgactcctcctcctcctcctgctcctcctcctcctcctcctactactcacAGGACTCGCCCAGGATATCCCCCTGCGTCACAGTGTGCAGGAAGGACAGGGAGGCGCAGTCCGTCCCATTGTAGGCGTCGTGTGGGTCCAGGGACTTAAGGAGGTCTCGAACATGACGAACGTGGATTCTCGCCTCTCGGACAGTGTAAGGTTCCTCTTGTACCCTTATCACTGACCCCTCCTGTGTGTGTAAGGCTGTTAGCTTAGCGTTcaggggtgtttttgggtgttttggggtgtttttgggtgtttttatgtgttttgggtgattttggtgtgtttttgtgttttgtgttttggtgtgttttgagtgttttgtggtttttgtgtgtttgggtgttttgtggtgttttgtgtgttttggtgtgttttgtgtgttttttgtgtgttttcatgtttgaggtgtttctgtgtttgggatgttttcaggtgtttggggtgttttgggtgtttgtgtgttttgggtgttttggtgtgttttgtgtttttgtgtgtt is part of the Portunus trituberculatus isolate SZX2019 chromosome 2, ASM1759143v1, whole genome shotgun sequence genome and encodes:
- the LOC123504619 gene encoding LOW QUALITY PROTEIN: clustered mitochondria protein homolog (The sequence of the model RefSeq protein was modified relative to this genomic sequence to represent the inferred CDS: inserted 3 bases in 2 codons) translates to MAQGKEIETGPQKEKEKEKEKRKLMAGNLVEGMTNGQTDRKAERETAKIKDGGGGGGEEEEEEEKKKKEEEESLGLQEYGFTVKIKPPTGDIFEIQVSSMELVYEIHQLLMDREDTCHRTCFSLHLDGNTLDNFAELKTIEGLKEGSVIRVQEEPYTVREARIHVRHVRDLLKSLDPHDAYNGTDCASLSFLHTVTQGDILGESYKKKNAVESVDCTPPKYILPHTKDRPLLPLHPFAKDHKAPQCLKVLTISGWNPPPGPRKLHGDLLYLSVVTLEGRHHHITASTWGFFLNQTTEGDFNPRPASPCYLSHSLIDLLNTLSPGFKRNFAALQKKRAMRHPFERVATPYQVYTWAAPXDHGIDALRAEDAYSSKLGYEEHIPGQTRDWNEELQTTRELPRRTLAERLVRERAMFKVHSDFVAAATRGAMAVIDGNVMAINPGEDPKMQMYIWNNIFFSLGFDVRDHYKEVGGDAAAHVAPRNDLQGVRVYGVVDQEGLYTLGTTVIDYRGFRVTAQSIIPGILEREQEQSVVYGSIDFGKTVVTHDKYLELLKAAGQTLKVLPHSVLNEKGEEVELCSSVECKGIIGNDGRHYILDLLRTFPPDVNFLPGVEGAVVGEVARGLGFPMAHCHKLATLRQELVDAFVDSRYMNFLKMAALHLQRLRAQKEEEEGKKKEEEGKKKEEKKDKEEKKDKEEKKDKEEKDKEEKKEEKEEEEKQDKEKEDEVEEVERKEEEEEKGDKVEEFEAEEAKRMVETARESLGGEGGGGGGAGEENTRNVIRSAAAAVGSLKDADFDIRFNLDAFSPGVRHPDGGAGGRLARERRLVCDAATFLVEQQIPALLGDLSDHSAAPLDGAALCQAMHSRGINIRYLGVVARRVREAGEGLGHLVSVCVGEVLGRCVRRVLRAALQAVEPMSLAAATAHFLNCYLSSYPTPHPAHPAEELLSKRRRRRPPFSGSSSSSGSSQWWALTPRSLWASLRGEAQQYYGFELCGEGEGVDAVVGRYGLQKVTLLRWLCQRCGVQMMLREYSLDGRGGEAFSEGDIVSLQPVVKHCHPRATDALALYAAGQAKTQQGFLKDGYGLISEALALLNSVYGAVHPETAQCLRTLARLNYIMGDHLEALALQQKAVLMSERVNGIDHPQTVAEYVHLALYCFAAQQVSTALRLLYRARYLLLLLNAECHPEMALVDSNIGLILHAVGQYSLSLQFLEAALALTLRFHGTRSLKAAVTHHLVARTQSCLGDFRAALTHEKETFATYKSLLGPQHEKXREADQCLRHLTTQAVTMAKKISEACGGGGGGRAAAAAAASLGLPAVQIQPPSLNSVLDLLNVINGIMYVQITAEEIDRLRQEIEKGQQHQQHHSNTANTTNDSQELPQELPTTLIAEEGAKSEEEGTASR